The following are encoded together in the Lactuca sativa cultivar Salinas chromosome 1, Lsat_Salinas_v11, whole genome shotgun sequence genome:
- the LOC111921431 gene encoding uncharacterized protein LOC111921431 isoform X1, with translation MDDRGGHDGGSFVAVRRISQGLDRSNACHTTDEAVAGSTAWLGRSLSCVCVQRKEGDSRPSFDLTPAEEDCLQRLQNRLDIAYDSSIPEHQEALKALWKAAFPEEELSDLISEQWKEMGWQGKDPSTDFRGGGFISLENLLYFARNFQKSFQDLLRKQEGDRAMWEYPFAVAGVNITFMLIQMLDLEAVKPRSFVGATFLKFLSENESAFDLLYCITFKLMDHQWLAMHASYMDFNTVMKSTRRQLERELLQDNVNRIEELPSYGLLTR, from the exons ATGGATGATAGAGGAGGACACGATGGTGGATCATTTGTCGCAGTTCGGAGGATTTCGCAAGGTCTTGATAGAAGCAATGCTTGTCATACAACAG ATGAGGCTGTTGCAGGCTCAACAGCATGGCTTGGCAGAAGCCTTTCATGTGTTTGTGTTCAGAGAAAAGAAGGCGACTCTCGCCCTTCATTTGATTTGACACCTGCTGAG GAGGATTGCTTACAAAGGCTGCAAAACCGTTTAGACATAGCCTATGATAGTTCAATTCCAGAACATCAG GAAGCATTAAAGGCATTGTGGAAAGCTGCATTTCCTGAAGAGGAACTCAGTGATCTAATTTCTGAGCAGTGGAAAGAAATGGGCTGGCAAGGGAAAGATCCTTCCACAGATTTTCG GGGTGGTGGATTCATATCACTGGAGAATTTACTATATTTTGCCAGAAATTTCCAG AAATCATTTCAAGATCTTCTTAGGAAGCAAGAAGGTGATAGAGCCATGTGGGAATATCCTTTTGCTGTAGCTGGAGTTAATATCACATTCATGCTTATTCAGATGCTTGATCTTGAAGCAG TAAAACCACGGAGTTTTGTTGGAGCAACCTTTCTAAAGTTTCTTTCAG AAAACGAGTCAGCATTTGACCTTCTATATTGCATCACATTCAAGCTAATGGATCATCAATGGCTTGCGATGCACGCATCTTACATGGATTTCAAT ACTGTGATGAAATCAACACGCCGTCAACTAGAAAGAGAGCTTTTGCAAGATAACGTGAACCGCATCGAGGAACTTCCTTCCTACGGTCTTCTTACTCGATAG
- the LOC111921431 gene encoding uncharacterized protein LOC111921431 isoform X2, whose product MDDRGGHDGGSFVAVRRISQGLDRSNACHTTGSTAWLGRSLSCVCVQRKEGDSRPSFDLTPAEEDCLQRLQNRLDIAYDSSIPEHQEALKALWKAAFPEEELSDLISEQWKEMGWQGKDPSTDFRGGGFISLENLLYFARNFQKSFQDLLRKQEGDRAMWEYPFAVAGVNITFMLIQMLDLEAVKPRSFVGATFLKFLSENESAFDLLYCITFKLMDHQWLAMHASYMDFNTVMKSTRRQLERELLQDNVNRIEELPSYGLLTR is encoded by the exons ATGGATGATAGAGGAGGACACGATGGTGGATCATTTGTCGCAGTTCGGAGGATTTCGCAAGGTCTTGATAGAAGCAATGCTTGTCATACAACAG GCTCAACAGCATGGCTTGGCAGAAGCCTTTCATGTGTTTGTGTTCAGAGAAAAGAAGGCGACTCTCGCCCTTCATTTGATTTGACACCTGCTGAG GAGGATTGCTTACAAAGGCTGCAAAACCGTTTAGACATAGCCTATGATAGTTCAATTCCAGAACATCAG GAAGCATTAAAGGCATTGTGGAAAGCTGCATTTCCTGAAGAGGAACTCAGTGATCTAATTTCTGAGCAGTGGAAAGAAATGGGCTGGCAAGGGAAAGATCCTTCCACAGATTTTCG GGGTGGTGGATTCATATCACTGGAGAATTTACTATATTTTGCCAGAAATTTCCAG AAATCATTTCAAGATCTTCTTAGGAAGCAAGAAGGTGATAGAGCCATGTGGGAATATCCTTTTGCTGTAGCTGGAGTTAATATCACATTCATGCTTATTCAGATGCTTGATCTTGAAGCAG TAAAACCACGGAGTTTTGTTGGAGCAACCTTTCTAAAGTTTCTTTCAG AAAACGAGTCAGCATTTGACCTTCTATATTGCATCACATTCAAGCTAATGGATCATCAATGGCTTGCGATGCACGCATCTTACATGGATTTCAAT ACTGTGATGAAATCAACACGCCGTCAACTAGAAAGAGAGCTTTTGCAAGATAACGTGAACCGCATCGAGGAACTTCCTTCCTACGGTCTTCTTACTCGATAG